The Mauremys reevesii isolate NIE-2019 linkage group 13, ASM1616193v1, whole genome shotgun sequence genome contains a region encoding:
- the LOC120380015 gene encoding olfactory receptor 6N1-like, with protein MADIEQGNQTSITEFILLGFGELVDLQIFLFLLFLVIYIVTVAGNILILVLVVADQHLHTPMYLFLGNLSCLETCYTSTILPRMLASFLTGDRTISFSGCIAQFYFFGFLVTVECYLLSAMSYDRYLAICKPLNYAAIMNNAICSQLAAGSWLAGFLVSIIIIFLMSQLTFCGPSIIDHFFCDFTPIIKLSCSDTHMMELITSMLTFITTLPPFLLTLATYVYIISTILRIPSSTGKQKAFSTCSSHLIVVTIFYGAIMIVYMLPKTDTLRDLNKVFSVLYTVLTPLVNPLIYSLRNKEVKEALRKAARKCLAFTRM; from the coding sequence ATGGCAGACATAGAACAGGGAAATCAAACATCTATCACGGAGTTCATCCTCTTGGGATTCGGGGAGCTCGTTGACCTGCAGAtctttctcttcctgctgtttctTGTGATCTATATTGTGACTGTCGCTGGGAACATCCTCATTTTGGTGCTGGTTGTagctgatcagcaccttcacacccccatgtacctCTTCTTGGGAAAcctgtcctgcttggagacctgctacacctccaccatcctgcccaggatgctggccagtttcctgactggggacagaaccatTTCTTTCAGTGGCTGTATTGCACAGTTTTATTTCTTCGGTTTCCTAGTGACTGTTGAGTGTTATCTCTTATCTGCAATGTCGTATGATCGTTACTTAGCCATATGTAAACCACTCAATTATGCAGCCATCATGAATAATGCAATTTGTAGCCAACTAGCAGCTGGATCTTGGCTGGCTGGATTCTTAGTTAGCATCATCATCATATTTTTAATGTCACAATTAACATTTTGTGGTCCCAGTATAattgaccatttcttttgtgatttcaCCCCAATAATAAAACTATCCTGCAGTGACACTCACATGATGGAACTTATCACTTCCATGCTGACATTTATAaccaccctgcccccatttctATTAACCCTAGCAACCTACGTTTATATTATATCTaccatcctgagaatcccttcctcCACCGGAaagcaaaaggccttttccacctgttCCTCTCACCTCATCGTAGTTACAATTTTCTATGGGGCCATAATGATTGTCTACATGCTGCCAAAAACTGACACCCTGCGAGATCTGAACAAAGTGTTCTCTGTCTTGTACACAGTTCTGACTCCACTGgtgaaccccctcatctacagcctgagaaacaaagaggtgAAGGAGGCCCTGAGAAAAGCTGCCAGGAAATGTTTAGCTTTCACAAGAATGTAG
- the LOC120380014 gene encoding olfactory receptor 6N1-like, translated as MAGNTLIIVLVVVDKQLHTPMYFFLGNLSSLETCYTSTILPRMLANLLTGDKTIFFNGCFTQLYFFGALASTECYLLAAMSYDRYLAICKPLHYLALMNTRYCLQLATGSWLSGFLATAIFVLFMSQLIFCGPNEIDHFYCDPAPLIKLGCGDKYLMVLLDFIMACVFTLPPFLLTLTSYVCIITTILRMPSATGRQKAFSTCSSHLIVVTIFYGTILIAYTLLIVDTLRVLNKVLSLCYTVLTPLINPLIYSLRNREFKEALSKAISKYVAFLKK; from the coding sequence ATGGCTGGGAACACCCTCATCATTGTGCTAGTTGTGGTTGATAAGCAACTGCACACTCCCATGTACTTCTTCTTGGGGAACTTGTCTtccttggagacctgctacacctcgACCATCCTGCCTAGGATGCTGGCCAAtctcctgactggggacaaaACCATCTTTTTCAATGGCTGCTTCACACAATTGTATTTTTTTGGTGCTCTGGCCTCTACAGAATGCTATCTCCTAGCAGCCATGTCctatgatcggtatttagcaaTATGTAAACCTCTGCACTATTTAGCTCTTATGAATACCAGGTATTGCCTCCAGTTGGCTACTGGATCATGGTTAAGTGGGTTTTTGGCTACTGCCATCTTTGTATTATTCATGTCACAGCTAATATTCTGTGGCCcgaatgaaattgaccatttttATTGTGATCCTGCTCCACTGATAAAACTAGGCTGTGGTGACAAATATCTGATGGTGCTGTTGGATTTTATAATGGCCTGTGTATTTACCCTGCCTCCATTTCTACTAACCTTGACATCCTATGTTTGTATCATCACCACCATCCTGAGAATGCCTTCCGCCACTGGGAGGCagaaggccttttccacctgctcctctcacctcatagTGGTGACAATTTTCTATGGGACTATATTGATTGCGTACACACTATTAATAGTTGACACACTGAGAGTCCTAAACAAAGTGCTCTCTCTTTGCTACACAGTCCTGACTCCCCTGAttaaccccctcatctacagcctgagaaacagagagtTCAAGGAAGCCTTGAGCAAAGCAATCAGTAAATATGTGGCTTTcctaaaaaaataa